One Tubulanus polymorphus chromosome 5, tnTubPoly1.2, whole genome shotgun sequence DNA segment encodes these proteins:
- the LOC141906269 gene encoding uncharacterized protein LOC141906269 translates to MTTSTFLHALRRMAARRSLPQKIISDNQSTFIASNNAIKKIYESIETRKYFSLHRSEWVMITRRAPWFGGFYERLVGITKTAIKKVLGRARISLLELITIVSETEQAVNNRPISYCSSDVDDPEPLTPSHFLHGRVLTSLPHLFVSYDELTDPTLGNVPSEFEKRSVRIGSLKQHLWKRWAEEYVTALGERHIQFKNRGLTGNTIRKGDVVLVHDDNHNSRLKWKLALVEELVPGNDGLVRTAKIKISNGRTNRPISKLYPLEVRAADPSNTCKPDSNVNSAPVTRRSTRKAAAEARNNISRWANVLSDTCSS, encoded by the coding sequence ATGACTACGTCAACATTCCTACACGCGTTGAGGAGAATGGCTGCCAGACGTTCGTTACCACAGAAAATAATATCGGACAACCAATCAACCTTTATTGCGAGTAACAATGCTATCAAAAAGATATACGAATCGATCGAAACCCGAAAGTACTTCAGCCTACACCGATCAGAGTGGGTCATGATAACTCGTCGAGCCCCCTGGTTTGGTGGATTTTACGAAAGGCTAGTTGGAATAACAAAAACCGCGATCAAAAAAGTTCTGGGGCGTGCGCGAATATCCCTGCTGGAATTGATTACGATCGTATCAGAGACTGAACAAGCTGTAAATAATCGCCCGATATCGTACTGTTCATCTGATGTGGACGACCCAGAACCTTTAACCCCGTCACATTTCCTTCACGGTCGCGTTCTCACGAGTTTACCGCATCTGTTCGTAAGTTACGATGAACTGACCGACCCGACGCTTGGAAATGTGCCGTCAGAATTTGAAAAACGTTCGGTGCGAATCGGTTCATTAAAACAACATCTGTGGAAACGTTGGGCTGAGGAATACGTAACAGCCCTAGGCGAAAGACACATCCAATTTAAAAATCGCGGATTAACTGGAAATACCATCAGAAAGGGTGATGTCGTGTTAGTACACGACGACAATCATAATTCGCGTCTGAAATGGAAACTAGCACTGGTCGAGGAACTCGTTCCGGGGAACGACGGCTTAGTTAGAACCGCTAAGATCAAAATTTCGAATGGCAGGACTAATCGACCAATTAGCAAACTCTACCCTCTTGAAGTGCGCGCCGCAGATCCCTCGAACACGTGCAAACCGGACTCAAACGTAAATTCTGCACCCGTCACACGTCGTTCGACGAGAAAGGCAGCTGCCGAGGCTAGAAATAACATCAGTAGATGGGCTAACGTGCTGTCTGATACATGTAGTagttaa
- the LOC141906270 gene encoding uncharacterized protein LOC141906270, which translates to MIRRLSPQIRNVYHNIIMDQLSRDFIEEVTDDDRNIGHYLPHRAVKKESSTTPIRIVYNASLSTAGNPSLNDCLETGPTLLNDLGSILIRFRLHKFGLSADIEKAFLQVGLHDDDREYTKFLWLTDPKNPESELKTYRFKVILFGVVSSPFILNATVRFHLNNYNNHVSRDLVKNIYVDNAISGCESESDLMKYYTNINSIMKNGGFKLQSYASNSSLLKAKADSDNLSDEKTIVSTLGLQWDTVNDTLSFKNKQAFANPDLITKREIVKAVSSLYDPLGYVSPVHIKSKMFVQQLWTEGYEWDETLPERVVESWISLITELREISEIRGDQTVLVMSKSHVAPVKKHTIPQLELMAALIGAKLTDYVRNSLITEIVITKCVLWSDSQIVLHWINSEKKLPVFVANRVRQIKSVTTIGRYKYCPTSDNPADMLSRGISCEQITRCTLWWNGPSWLSNGNYPTCDTINRAVLLITEMDEDKQPDEKICENNEVGICNVIDQNDFTSLTRLLRVTALVRRFIKKLRCENHESDEITANEIAECEDLWNKGVQSSYFNDVKVSLEHKSKKRPSLVKKLRLFLEDDIIRVGGRLHNAPIGYDAKFPILLPHCRYSELIVLDSHNKVKHLGTESTITVVRQKYWITRVRQVARKLLRKCVICKYINGKPYSLPNCAPLQSSRLKEAPPFTVCGLDFTGALHLRSKSGEESLAYICLFT; encoded by the coding sequence ATGATTCGTCGGCTATCGCCGCAAATTCGAAATGTTTACCACAACATTATCATGGATCAATTATCGCGAGACTTCATCGAAGAAGTCACAGATGATGACCGAAACATAGGTCATTATTTACCGCATCGCGCGGTCAAGAAGGAATCGTCAACAACCCCTATCCGTATCGTCTATAACGCGTCTTTATCGACCGCGGGAAACCCTAGTTTAAATGATTGTTTGGAGACCGGTCCGACGCTGCTGAATGACCTCGGTTCAATCCTGATCAGATTCAGGTTGCATAAATTCGGATTGTCGGCGGATATCGAAAAGGCGTTTCTTCAAGTTGGTCTGCACGATGATGATCGCGAGTATACGAAATTTCTATGGTTGACTGATCCTAAGAATCCAGAAAGTGAACTCAAAACCTATCGCTTCAAGGTTATATTGTTCGGCGTGGTGAGTTCACCCTTTATATTGAATGCTACTGTTCgttttcatctaaataattataataaccATGTATCACGCGACTtagttaaaaatatatatgtcgACAACGCGATTAGTGGATGTGAATCTGAGAGCGATCTCATGAAATACTATACGAATATCAATAGCATAATGAAAAACGGCGGATTTAAACTTCAGTCTTATGCTTCTAACTCTTCGTTACTAAAGGCCAAAGCAGATTCCGATAATTTATCGGACGAGAAAACTATTGTTTCTACGCTCGGACTCCAATGGGATACGGTGAATGATACGCTGtcattcaaaaacaaacaagcgTTCGCCAATCCTGACTTGATTACCAAACGCGAAATCGTTAAGGCTGTCTCGAGCCTTTATGACCCGTTAGGATACGTCTCGCCTGTCCATATTAAGTCGAAGATGTTCGTACAGCAGTTGTGGACGGAAGGTTATGAGTGGGACGAAACCCTACCCGAGCGCGTAGTCGAATCGTGGATCTCGTTGATAACGGAATTACGTGAAATTAGCGAAATACGTGGAGATCAGACGGTACTCGTCATGTCTAAATCGCATGTGGCACCTGTTAAAAAACATACGATACCGCAGTTAGAATTAATGGCCGCGTTGATTGGTGCTAAATTAACAGATTACGTTCGAAACAGTCTGATTACTGAAATAGTCATAACAAAGTGCGTGCTCTGGTCAGATAGCCAGATTGTGTTACACTGGATCAACTCCGAGAAAAAGCTTCCCGTCTTCGTAGCTAATCGCGTGCGTCAAATTAAATCGGTAACAACAATCGGTCGCTATAAATATTGTCCGACGAGTGACAATCCGGCTGATATGTTAAGCAGAGGAATATCGTGCGAACAAATTACGCGATGCACGCTCTGGTGGAATGGCCCTAGCTGGCTTAGCAACGGTAATTATCCCACCTGCGACACGATCAATCGAGCAGTTTTGCTCATAACCGAAATGGACGAGGACAAACAGCCTGACGAAAAAATCTGCGAAAACAACGAAGTCGGAATATGTAACGTAATAGATCAGAACGATTTCACTTCGTTAACAAGGCTATTACGCGTAACCGCGCTAGTTCGACGATTTATTAAAAAGTTAAGATGTGAAAACCATGAATCGGATGAAATAACTGCTAACGAAATAGCAGAATGCGAAGATCTATGGAACAAAGGTGTTCAATCGAGTTACTTCAATGACGTGAAAGTTAGTTTAGAACATAAATCTAAGAAAAGGCCATCACTTGTAAAGAAACTTCGTTTGTTTTTAGAAGATGATATCATTCGTGTTGGAGGCCGTCTCCATAACGCGCCCATCGGATACGATGCAAAGTTTCCGATATTGTTACCTCATTGTAGATATAGTGAATTAATCGTACTGGATTCCCATAATAAGGTCAAACACCTCGGTACAGAATCTACTATAACCGTAGTCCGACAAAAGTATTGGATTACTCGTGTTCGTCAAGTGGCTCGGAAGTTGTTGAGAAAATGCGTCATATGCAAATATATCAACGGTAAACCGTACTCGTTACCAAACTGCGCTCCGTTACAATCTTCGCGTTTGAAAGAGGCTCCACCCTTCACCGTCTGTGGTTTAGATTTCACCGGTGCACTACATCTTCGGTCGAAATCCGGGGAGGAGTCACTCGCGTATATATGCTTGTTTACTTGA